The proteins below are encoded in one region of Bacillus alveayuensis:
- a CDS encoding hypothetical protein (product_source=Hypo-rule applied; cath_funfam=1.20.1250.20; superfamily=103473; transmembrane_helix_parts=Outside_1_24,TMhelix_25_44,Inside_45_70,TMhelix_71_93,Outside_94_115), with the protein MSGLMGGMMGAMLGEMILPEYQTPMIHIMFVIFVGMVCIVLYILQQETGFNRSSFIRGSTSEAVTTPINKIFHNPLLLVIVFLLFFYTYYHVYNELTRYNNVPIKNLPMSPLYDQ; encoded by the coding sequence TTGTCAGGATTAATGGGCGGAATGATGGGAGCGATGTTAGGAGAGATGATTTTACCAGAATACCAAACGCCAATGATCCATATCATGTTCGTCATATTTGTTGGGATGGTTTGTATTGTTTTGTACATACTTCAACAAGAAACCGGTTTTAACCGTTCATCTTTTATTAGGGGTAGTACCAGCGAAGCTGTCACCACCCCTATTAACAAAATATTCCACAATCCGCTATTACTAGTAATCGTCTTTCTGCTGTTTTTCTACACCTATTACCACGTATATAATGAACTCACTCGATATAACAACGTTCCAATAAAAAATTTACCTATGAGCCCACTCTATGACCAATAA
- a CDS encoding DNA-binding FrmR family transcriptional regulator (product_source=COG1937; cath_funfam=3.90.20.10; cog=COG1937; pfam=PF02583; superfamily=58064) produces MNHCEDNNVISKMVPRTEQEIENIIKRLKRIEGQVRGVQKMVEDNRYCIDILVQISAIQAALKKVGLNLLERHANHCMLKAIRENSGEDSIRELMEVIKQFSK; encoded by the coding sequence GTGAATCACTGTGAAGATAACAATGTCATTTCAAAAATGGTTCCGCGAACCGAACAAGAGATTGAAAACATCATTAAGCGTTTAAAGCGTATTGAAGGGCAAGTACGTGGAGTACAAAAAATGGTCGAGGACAATCGGTACTGTATTGATATTTTAGTGCAAATTTCCGCGATTCAAGCTGCGTTAAAAAAAGTCGGATTGAACTTGCTGGAACGTCATGCTAATCATTGTATGTTGAAGGCGATTCGAGAAAATAGTGGCGAAGATTCGATTCGTGAGCTTATGGAGGTTATTAAACAATTTTCAAAGTAA